From one Rosa rugosa chromosome 4, drRosRugo1.1, whole genome shotgun sequence genomic stretch:
- the LOC133707462 gene encoding NAC domain-containing protein 104-like — MTDNPFQLPPGFRFFPTDEELVVHFLQRKAALLPLHPDVIPDLDLYPYDPWELNGKALCEGKQWYFYSRRMQNRVTSNGYWKPLGTEEPVISFTSNNKVGIKRYFGFYVGEAPSGIQTNWTMHEYRLSADSDTYASSSTTRSLKRRGHRNSKAVNEYSGYVLCRVYERDEDEDDDGTELSCLDEVYLSLDDLDEISLPN, encoded by the exons ATGACAGATAACCCTTTTCAGCTCCCTCCTGGTTTTCGATTTTTCCCAACAGATGAAGAGCTCGTTGTCCATTTCCTTCAACGCAAGGCAGCTCTCTTACCCCTCCACCCCGATGTCATTCCTGATCTCGATCTCTATCCATACGATCCATGGGAACTAAATG GTAAGGCTCTGTGTGAGGGTAAGCAGTGGTACTTCTATAGCAGGAGGATGCAAAATCGGGTTACGAGTAATGGATATTGGAAGCCATTAGGCACCGAGGAACCTGTCATATCTTTTACTTCTAACAACAAAGTTGGAATCAAAAGATACTTCGGGTTCTACGTGGGAGAAGCTCCTTCGGGGATCCAAACAAACTGGACAATGCATGAGTATCGTCTCTCTGCAGATTCGGATACTTATGCCTCTTCTTCCACCACTAGATCATTGAAGAGAAGAGGTCACCGGAATTCGAAAGCAGTTAAT GAATATAGCGGATACGTGTTGTGTCGAGTTTATGAGCGCGACGAAGATGAGGACGATGATGGGACAGAGCTTTCATGTTTGGACGAGGTGTACTTATCTTTGGATGATCTTGATGAAATAAGTTTGCCAAACTAA